One Methanococcus aeolicus Nankai-3 DNA segment encodes these proteins:
- a CDS encoding CoB--CoM heterodisulfide reductase iron-sulfur subunit A family protein: MSNLKVGVFVCYCGSNINGVVDCEAVKEYASTLDDVVYTATYPFFCADPGQNMIKDAIKEHGLDRVVVAACTPKIHEPTFRTCLSDAGISPYYLEFVNIREQDSFVHMADSEAATKKAMELVAGGVERAKNLEDIPQKTVEVDKSCLVIGAGIAGIQSALDLADQGFKVYLVDQDESIGGRMAQLAKTFPTDDCSLUILAPKMVTVANHPNVEVITYAEVTNVDGYIGNFDITIKKKPRYVSESACTGCGACAAVCPIEVPNEFDCGLGMRKAIYAPFPQAVPLVYTIDKEHCIDCKLCDKACGPDAIDYNQQPEEIKFKVGTIITTTGYDEFDASLKEEYGYGVYDNVITTLEIERMINPAGPTGGHEIRPSDGKAPKKTVYIQCVGSRDAKVGNPYCSRICCMFSLKNAQLMKMHDPDSEVYICYMDIRAYGKGYEEYYQRAQEQFGVRFIRGRPAQIIEDPETKNLKVLVEDTLLGEVLEIDADLVVLSAGLVPKPDTKRLAKLMGLDVGPEGFLKEFHPKLAPVNTKVEGIAIAGLAQGPKDIPDTVAQAKGAASAVAIPMSQGQVNIEMIRVVVNEDVCGACGICAPLCPYNAIKYENDLAVVDDIACKGCGSCAGACPSGAMQLRYYRDEQILSNIDGMLDTHKCFEQK, from the coding sequence ATGAGTAATCTAAAAGTGGGGGTATTTGTTTGTTATTGTGGTTCAAATATTAATGGTGTCGTAGATTGTGAGGCAGTAAAAGAATATGCTTCTACATTAGATGATGTAGTATATACTGCAACCTATCCATTTTTCTGTGCTGACCCTGGTCAAAATATGATTAAGGATGCAATTAAGGAGCACGGATTGGATAGGGTGGTTGTAGCAGCATGCACACCAAAAATCCACGAACCAACATTCAGAACCTGTTTATCAGATGCAGGCATATCCCCATATTATTTGGAGTTCGTAAATATTAGAGAACAAGATTCATTTGTCCATATGGCTGATTCAGAAGCAGCAACCAAAAAAGCAATGGAATTAGTTGCTGGCGGTGTTGAAAGAGCCAAGAATTTGGAAGACATACCTCAAAAAACCGTAGAGGTTGATAAATCCTGCCTTGTAATAGGTGCAGGAATTGCAGGAATTCAGTCTGCCCTAGATTTGGCAGACCAAGGATTTAAAGTATATTTAGTAGATCAAGATGAATCCATTGGAGGAAGGATGGCACAATTGGCTAAAACTTTCCCAACGGATGACTGCTCTCTGTGAATCTTAGCTCCTAAGATGGTTACAGTAGCAAACCACCCAAATGTTGAAGTAATTACCTATGCTGAGGTAACAAATGTTGATGGATATATTGGTAATTTCGATATTACTATTAAGAAAAAACCAAGATATGTTAGTGAGTCCGCATGTACAGGCTGTGGGGCATGTGCCGCAGTTTGTCCAATAGAAGTACCTAATGAATTTGATTGTGGATTAGGTATGAGAAAAGCTATTTATGCACCATTCCCACAAGCAGTTCCACTTGTATATACAATAGACAAAGAACATTGTATTGATTGTAAGTTGTGTGATAAGGCATGTGGTCCAGATGCAATTGACTACAACCAACAACCAGAGGAAATAAAGTTCAAAGTTGGAACAATTATTACAACAACAGGTTATGACGAATTCGATGCTTCATTGAAAGAAGAATATGGATATGGAGTATATGATAATGTAATAACCACACTTGAAATAGAAAGAATGATTAACCCCGCAGGACCAACAGGAGGTCATGAAATAAGACCAAGTGATGGAAAAGCACCTAAGAAAACCGTATATATTCAATGCGTAGGTTCAAGGGATGCAAAAGTTGGAAATCCATACTGTTCAAGAATTTGTTGCATGTTTTCATTGAAAAACGCTCAACTTATGAAGATGCACGACCCTGATTCAGAAGTATATATCTGTTATATGGATATTAGGGCTTATGGTAAAGGATATGAAGAATACTACCAGAGAGCTCAGGAACAGTTTGGTGTTAGATTCATAAGAGGAAGACCTGCTCAAATTATCGAAGACCCTGAAACTAAAAACTTAAAAGTTTTAGTTGAAGACACCTTACTGGGTGAAGTTCTTGAAATTGATGCAGATTTAGTTGTTCTTTCAGCAGGGTTGGTTCCAAAACCAGACACTAAAAGATTAGCTAAACTTATGGGATTGGATGTTGGACCAGAAGGATTCCTTAAAGAATTCCACCCAAAACTTGCACCTGTTAATACCAAAGTTGAAGGTATAGCAATTGCAGGATTGGCACAAGGACCAAAGGATATTCCTGATACAGTTGCTCAAGCAAAAGGTGCGGCAAGTGCCGTAGCTATACCAATGTCCCAAGGACAGGTAAATATTGAAATGATTAGAGTAGTTGTTAATGAGGATGTATGTGGTGCCTGTGGAATTTGTGCTCCTCTATGTCCATACAATGCCATAAAATATGAAAATGACTTGGCAGTTGTAGATGACATTGCATGTAAAGGATGCGGTTCCTGTGCAGGAGCTTGCCCAAGTGGTGCAATGCAGTTAAGATATTACAGAGATGAGCAAATATTGTCAAATATTGATGGTATGCTTGATACTCATAAATGTTTTGAACAAAAATAA
- the vhuD gene encoding F420-non-reducing hydrogenase iron-sulfur subunit VhuD → MSEPVIMSFVCYQUGYGAADLAGTSRMQYPSSIRPIRIPCTGKFDITYALRAFQKGADAVFVVGUKPNECAFESGNYRAEDRVKLTKLILDEMGIGGERIEMYMMSGADAGKFLEASNEMTERVKKLGPNPLKG, encoded by the coding sequence ATGTCTGAACCAGTTATTATGTCATTTGTCTGCTATCAGTGAGGATATGGTGCAGCAGATTTGGCTGGAACAAGTAGAATGCAATACCCTTCGTCAATCAGACCTATAAGAATACCATGCACGGGTAAATTTGATATTACCTATGCATTAAGGGCATTCCAAAAAGGGGCTGATGCGGTATTTGTCGTTGGGTGAAAACCTAATGAATGTGCATTCGAAAGTGGAAACTATAGGGCCGAGGATAGGGTAAAACTCACAAAGCTAATATTGGATGAAATGGGCATTGGCGGAGAACGAATCGAAATGTACATGATGAGTGGAGCCGATGCTGGTAAATTCCTTGAAGCTTCAAATGAGATGACCGAAAGAGTTAAAAAATTAGGTCCTAACCCTCTCAAAGGCTAA
- the vhuG gene encoding F420-non-reducing hydrogenase subunit VhuG, translating to MADKIKMGLIQLCGCSGCHISLLDLHEQLLEVLPNLEIVYAPIIADAKEIPEGIDVFLIEGGAKNEHDKHLMEEIRAKSKTVVAWGTCAAFGGIPGLGNLYKLEDLKKTVYTTDSTDETAGTIPSENVPELLEELKPVSDVIDVDIELPGCPPTPAMIANAILALLGAEELNIPTKIVCDECNRTKENVAPETLKRTFEGTPDPVKCLYEQGYTCMGMGTKAGCNALCPSAGVPCRGCFGKTDAVIDQGAALANAYATTGEAVIKLDDKVALFNRFSLAASLLNKKVQ from the coding sequence ATGGCAGATAAAATCAAAATGGGATTAATTCAGCTGTGCGGATGCTCTGGATGCCATATATCTCTGTTAGATTTACATGAACAATTGCTCGAGGTTCTCCCAAATTTAGAAATCGTTTATGCCCCTATTATTGCAGATGCCAAAGAAATTCCAGAAGGTATCGATGTATTCCTTATTGAAGGAGGGGCAAAAAACGAACACGACAAACACTTGATGGAAGAAATTAGGGCTAAATCAAAAACAGTTGTGGCATGGGGAACATGTGCAGCATTTGGAGGAATCCCTGGATTGGGAAATCTTTACAAGTTGGAAGATCTTAAAAAAACAGTATATACGACAGATTCAACAGATGAAACAGCAGGAACAATACCGTCTGAAAATGTGCCGGAGTTGTTAGAAGAATTAAAACCTGTTTCAGATGTTATTGATGTAGATATAGAATTACCTGGATGTCCACCTACTCCTGCAATGATTGCCAATGCAATTTTGGCATTATTGGGGGCGGAAGAATTAAATATCCCTACAAAAATTGTATGTGATGAATGTAATAGAACAAAAGAAAATGTGGCACCGGAGACTTTAAAAAGAACATTTGAGGGAACACCAGACCCTGTAAAATGTCTATATGAGCAAGGATACACATGCATGGGAATGGGAACAAAAGCAGGATGCAATGCCCTATGTCCATCAGCAGGTGTTCCATGTAGAGGTTGCTTTGGAAAAACAGATGCTGTAATAGACCAAGGTGCAGCATTAGCTAATGCTTATGCTACAACAGGAGAGGCAGTAATAAAATTGGATGATAAAGTGGCCCTATTTAACAGATTCTCACTGGCAGCTTCATTACTGAATAAAAAAGTTCAGTAA
- the vhuA gene encoding F420-non-reducing hydrogenase Vhu subunit A, whose amino-acid sequence MSKITIEPISRIEGHGKVTITLDDSGAPTDVKLHITALRGFEQFVVGRPAEEVPRIVPRICGICQTPHHLASVKAVEAAWDAEVPSAANKVRELMHLGNMIHSHSLHFYFLAAPDFVMGPDSNPATRNIVGVIGEAPDVAKQAIALRKFGQTIVATTGGRPIHPVTGIPGGLSKSFAEADRDAFLAEVDTMIEYAQNGVALINSLNEKYADATKSLGVIDTWYLGMVKDGKHNFYEDTLRFVSPDGKTKQEFKPAEYLDNIGEHVVEHSYSKYPYNKKVGYPDGLYRVGPLPMLNVCDSMATPLAEEARKEFVETFGAPANQSLAYNHARLIEILAACERVKELLNDGEITSTDVKAEVQPKAGNGVGAIYAPRGTLFHNYETDDNGIVIKGNMIVATTHNVPTMEKAIQQAAKEIFK is encoded by the coding sequence ATGAGTAAAATTACAATTGAACCAATATCCCGAATTGAAGGGCATGGGAAAGTTACAATTACATTGGACGACTCAGGAGCTCCCACCGATGTTAAGTTGCACATAACAGCACTAAGAGGATTTGAACAATTTGTTGTTGGAAGACCCGCAGAGGAGGTTCCAAGGATTGTCCCAAGAATCTGCGGTATATGTCAAACTCCACATCACTTAGCATCCGTTAAAGCTGTTGAGGCAGCATGGGATGCTGAGGTTCCAAGTGCAGCTAACAAAGTGAGGGAATTAATGCATTTAGGAAATATGATTCACAGTCATTCATTACATTTCTATTTCCTGGCTGCTCCTGATTTTGTAATGGGCCCAGATTCAAACCCCGCTACAAGAAACATAGTTGGAGTAATCGGGGAAGCTCCTGATGTCGCAAAACAGGCAATAGCTTTAAGAAAATTTGGTCAAACCATAGTAGCAACCACCGGGGGAAGACCAATACACCCGGTAACAGGTATTCCAGGGGGATTGTCAAAATCATTTGCAGAAGCTGATAGAGATGCATTTTTGGCTGAAGTAGATACAATGATTGAATATGCTCAAAATGGAGTAGCATTAATTAATTCATTAAATGAAAAATACGCAGATGCTACTAAATCATTGGGTGTAATTGATACTTGGTATTTAGGAATGGTTAAAGATGGAAAACATAATTTCTATGAAGATACACTTAGATTTGTATCTCCTGATGGAAAAACAAAACAAGAATTCAAACCAGCCGAATATCTTGATAATATTGGAGAGCATGTTGTAGAACACAGCTATTCAAAATATCCATACAATAAAAAAGTAGGATATCCTGATGGATTATATAGGGTAGGTCCATTGCCAATGCTAAATGTATGTGATAGTATGGCAACACCACTTGCAGAAGAAGCAAGAAAAGAATTTGTTGAAACATTCGGAGCTCCTGCAAATCAATCATTAGCTTACAACCATGCAAGATTAATAGAAATATTGGCAGCATGCGAAAGAGTTAAAGAATTGTTAAATGATGGAGAAATTACTTCAACCGATGTTAAAGCAGAAGTTCAACCAAAGGCAGGAAATGGTGTTGGAGCAATATATGCACCAAGAGGAACGCTATTCCACAACTATGAAACAGATGACAATGGAATAGTTATAAAAGGTAATATGATTGTTGCTACTACCCACAATGTGCCAACAATGGAAAAGGCAATTCAACAAGCTGCAAAAGAAATATTTAAATAA
- the vhuU gene encoding F420-non-reducing hydrogenase selenoprotein subunit VhuU: protein MEIEESKLNLIEMVLRAYDPUYSCAAHVIVKNEKGEVIFEINKEE from the coding sequence ATGGAAATTGAAGAAAGCAAACTAAATCTCATTGAGATGGTTTTAAGAGCATACGACCCTTGATATTCATGTGCTGCACATGTTATAGTTAAAAATGAAAAGGGAGAAGTTATATTTGAGATAAATAAGGAAGAATAA
- a CDS encoding 4Fe-4S binding protein, translated as MASSNQGSNCNSFSKDVAAIEIQEKACLVCDACKEICPTEAIEIAPFNTCVLCLSCVNACPTGALCVINDTINYNPIKCTKCGACAKVCTTGIKKVDDRLPYSKGHCVLCELCVGICPIDIISIPNKIDNPKKEIPSPKEAIVVMDNCVGCGVCPPVCPVEAITMENDRAVVDTEKCIYCSVCAQTCPWNAIFVNGKMPTKRHKKIDFKLDSEKCIGCIACAEICPGDMIKIDSKNIAVELPKACPACGLCVGVCPVDALYLDVDYDPAKSVNEEGLVIVNEDYNTLKKCAEVCPTDAIVINEESKSVKMCIVCGACATTCPTGALKVGNIKHNGKDYNRIVFNPSMCNSCGDCVGVCPMDTLELVKEDKHPIKGYCVMCLICLEKANEIKKGVLELK; from the coding sequence ATGGCAAGTTCAAATCAGGGAAGCAATTGTAATAGTTTCTCAAAAGATGTTGCTGCAATTGAAATTCAAGAAAAAGCCTGTCTGGTATGTGATGCATGTAAGGAAATATGTCCTACGGAGGCAATCGAAATAGCACCATTTAATACCTGTGTGTTATGTTTGTCTTGTGTAAATGCATGTCCAACAGGAGCTTTATGTGTTATAAATGACACAATAAATTACAACCCCATAAAATGTACTAAATGTGGAGCATGTGCAAAAGTATGTACCACAGGAATTAAAAAGGTAGATGATAGATTACCATATTCAAAAGGACACTGTGTATTATGTGAATTATGTGTTGGAATTTGTCCTATTGATATAATTTCAATACCTAACAAAATAGATAATCCTAAAAAAGAAATTCCATCGCCAAAAGAGGCAATTGTTGTAATGGACAATTGTGTTGGCTGTGGGGTATGTCCTCCGGTATGTCCAGTTGAAGCCATAACAATGGAAAATGATAGGGCAGTAGTTGACACAGAAAAATGTATTTACTGTTCAGTATGTGCTCAAACATGTCCCTGGAATGCAATATTCGTAAATGGAAAAATGCCAACAAAAAGACATAAGAAAATAGACTTTAAATTAGATTCTGAAAAATGTATCGGCTGTATTGCCTGTGCAGAAATTTGTCCAGGAGATATGATAAAAATTGATTCTAAAAATATTGCTGTGGAGCTCCCAAAAGCATGTCCTGCATGTGGATTATGTGTTGGAGTTTGTCCAGTTGATGCCCTATATCTTGATGTAGATTATGATCCAGCAAAATCTGTAAATGAAGAAGGTCTTGTAATTGTTAATGAAGATTACAACACCCTGAAAAAATGTGCAGAGGTTTGTCCTACTGATGCCATAGTTATAAATGAGGAATCAAAATCTGTAAAGATGTGTATTGTATGTGGAGCATGTGCTACAACCTGCCCAACAGGAGCATTAAAAGTAGGAAATATTAAGCACAATGGAAAAGACTACAATAGAATAGTATTTAATCCTTCAATGTGCAACAGTTGTGGGGATTGTGTAGGCGTCTGTCCAATGGATACATTAGAATTGGTAAAAGAAGACAAACACCCTATAAAAGGATATTGTGTAATGTGTCTCATATGTCTTGAAAAAGCAAATGAGATAAAGAAAGGAGTTTTAGAATTGAAATAA
- a CDS encoding HisA/HisF family protein, giving the protein MEIIPVIDIMDNMAVHGKSGDRDNYKPLKSVLCNSSNPADIINTYKENGAKKVYIADLDAIMENGNNFECIKELDIYKIVDCGIKNKKDIQNLEKLNFCNKLIVGTETLDDLSILNNENIILSLDYKDGKLLNYELEEILNNIQHNTSLILLDISSVGTQKGINIELIKEIIQKKKATNPLYIGGGIKDENDLMEAYSLNVDGVLIATSIHNGTLNLKEIIEKYK; this is encoded by the coding sequence ATGGAGATAATCCCTGTAATTGATATTATGGATAACATGGCAGTTCACGGAAAAAGTGGGGACCGAGATAACTACAAACCATTGAAATCTGTTTTATGCAATTCTTCAAATCCTGCGGATATAATAAATACATATAAAGAAAATGGGGCAAAAAAGGTATATATTGCCGACTTAGATGCCATAATGGAAAATGGAAATAATTTTGAATGTATTAAAGAATTAGATATCTATAAAATTGTAGATTGTGGCATAAAAAATAAAAAAGATATACAAAATTTAGAAAAATTAAATTTTTGTAATAAATTAATAGTTGGGACCGAAACTCTTGATGATTTGAGTATATTAAATAATGAAAATATTATTTTAAGTCTTGATTATAAAGACGGAAAATTATTAAATTATGAATTGGAGGAAATATTAAATAATATACAGCATAATACTTCTTTAATATTATTGGATATATCTTCCGTAGGCACTCAAAAAGGAATTAATATAGAATTAATAAAAGAAATAATACAGAAAAAGAAAGCAACAAATCCCCTATATATCGGAGGAGGAATAAAAGACGAAAACGACTTAATGGAAGCATATAGTTTAAATGTAGATGGTGTTTTAATAGCCACTTCAATTCATAATGGAACGCTAAATTTAAAAGAAATAATTGAAAAATATAAATAA
- the comE gene encoding sulfopyruvate decarboxylase subunit beta, protein MDNTLRRIDIIKILMEYVKDELIISNIGFPSKELHHIKDRNENFYMLGSMGLCSSIGLGLALNTDKKVISIDGDGSVLMNLGTLSTIGHTKPNNFILLIVDNSAYGSTGNQKTHTNNTELDKIAKSCGLHTIKTKNEKELRDALTKALKENKTTVIVAKAKAYNEKTKNIKIPPVVIKYRFMNSVNG, encoded by the coding sequence TTGGACAATACACTAAGAAGAATTGATATAATAAAAATATTAATGGAATATGTGAAAGATGAATTAATAATAAGCAATATAGGATTTCCCAGCAAGGAGCTCCACCACATAAAAGACAGAAATGAAAATTTTTATATGCTTGGCTCTATGGGGTTATGCTCTTCGATAGGTTTAGGTTTGGCATTAAACACCGATAAAAAAGTAATTTCAATTGATGGAGACGGATCTGTTCTTATGAATTTGGGAACATTATCTACAATTGGACATACAAAACCTAATAATTTTATTTTGTTAATTGTGGATAATTCTGCCTATGGTTCAACAGGAAACCAGAAAACACATACAAACAATACAGAATTAGATAAAATAGCTAAATCATGTGGATTACATACAATTAAAACTAAAAATGAAAAAGAGCTAAGAGATGCTTTAACTAAGGCACTAAAAGAAAATAAAACCACCGTAATAGTGGCAAAGGCAAAGGCATATAATGAAAAAACAAAGAATATAAAAATTCCGCCAGTTGTAATAAAATATAGATTTATGAATTCTGTTAATGGGTAA
- a CDS encoding RNA-guided pseudouridylation complex pseudouridine synthase subunit Cbf5: MELITKEESKTNYEYGCDPYNRPIGELLKNGIVVIDKPSGPTSHEVSAWVRDILKLKLAGHGGTLDPKVTGVLPVALENTSKCISVWHMIPKEYVCLMHLHRDTEEEELLKIFKKFTGRIFQRPPLKAAVKRSLRIRKIYELELLEKDGRDVLFRVRCQSGTYIRTLAEDMGEALGTSAHMQELRRIVSGPFTEKDIVYLQDLTDAYIFWKENGDETELRKIIKPMEYGLQHINKIIVKDSAVDAICHGANVYLNGVSKLSKGIGADETVLIETLKGEAIGIGTALLNTKNVLKESKNEEDNREKYKEPIVDIERIFMSPNTYPKMWKKKK, from the coding sequence TTGGAATTAATTACAAAGGAAGAATCAAAGACAAATTATGAATATGGTTGCGACCCATACAATAGACCAATAGGGGAGCTCCTTAAAAATGGTATTGTTGTAATAGATAAACCATCGGGACCAACTTCCCATGAGGTATCTGCATGGGTTAGAGATATATTAAAGCTAAAACTTGCAGGGCATGGCGGAACACTTGACCCAAAAGTGACAGGCGTATTGCCTGTTGCACTGGAAAACACTTCAAAATGTATATCTGTGTGGCATATGATTCCTAAGGAGTATGTTTGTTTAATGCACTTACATAGAGATACGGAAGAGGAGGAATTATTAAAAATATTTAAAAAATTCACAGGCAGGATATTTCAAAGACCGCCTTTAAAAGCCGCCGTAAAAAGAAGTTTAAGAATTAGGAAAATTTACGAATTAGAATTGCTTGAAAAAGACGGAAGAGATGTATTATTTAGAGTAAGATGTCAATCCGGAACATACATAAGAACACTTGCCGAAGATATGGGGGAAGCACTTGGAACTTCGGCACATATGCAGGAGCTCCGAAGAATTGTAAGTGGACCATTCACAGAAAAAGATATAGTTTATTTGCAGGATTTAACAGATGCATATATTTTTTGGAAAGAAAACGGGGACGAAACAGAACTAAGAAAAATAATAAAACCTATGGAATATGGACTTCAACATATCAATAAAATAATTGTTAAAGATAGTGCAGTAGATGCTATATGCCATGGTGCAAATGTATATTTAAACGGAGTATCCAAATTAAGTAAAGGAATAGGGGCAGACGAAACCGTATTAATTGAAACATTAAAAGGGGAGGCAATAGGAATAGGAACGGCACTATTAAACACCAAAAATGTATTAAAAGAAAGTAAAAACGAAGAAGATAATAGGGAAAAATATAAAGAACCTATTGTAGATATTGAAAGGATTTTTATGAGTCCAAATACATATCCTAAAATGTGGAAAAAGAAAAAATAA
- the nifH gene encoding nitrogenase iron protein, translating into MVRKFCVYGKGGIGKSTNVSNIAAALAESGKKVMVIGCDPKADSTRNLMGRKIPTVLDALRKNGANNLELEDIVFKGFGETYCVESGGPEPGVGCAGRGVITAIDILNRLEAFETIKPDVIIYDILGDVVCGGFAMPLQKHLADDVYIVTTCDPMAIYAANNICKGIKRYANRGKVALGGIIYSGRSVINEPSIVEEFASKIGTNVMGKVPMSNIITKAEIYKKTVIEYAPDSDVSEVFRKLADTIYKNDKKVVPKPLSEEGIDEITEKIDDLIKNTI; encoded by the coding sequence ATGGTTAGAAAATTTTGCGTCTATGGAAAGGGAGGAATTGGAAAATCTACAAATGTATCAAACATAGCGGCGGCACTAGCGGAATCTGGTAAAAAAGTAATGGTCATAGGATGCGACCCAAAGGCAGACTCAACAAGAAATTTAATGGGAAGGAAAATTCCAACAGTTTTAGATGCCCTTAGAAAAAATGGTGCCAACAATCTGGAACTTGAAGATATTGTTTTTAAAGGATTTGGTGAAACCTACTGTGTAGAAAGCGGAGGACCCGAACCCGGCGTAGGCTGTGCGGGAAGGGGAGTAATCACGGCAATAGATATATTGAATAGATTGGAAGCATTTGAAACAATAAAACCCGATGTAATTATTTACGATATTTTAGGAGATGTAGTATGTGGCGGATTTGCCATGCCATTACAGAAACATCTTGCAGATGATGTTTATATTGTTACAACCTGCGACCCAATGGCAATTTATGCAGCAAATAACATATGTAAAGGAATAAAAAGATATGCCAATAGGGGAAAGGTAGCATTGGGGGGAATTATATACAGTGGAAGAAGTGTAATAAATGAGCCATCTATTGTAGAAGAATTTGCCTCAAAAATTGGAACAAATGTAATGGGAAAGGTTCCAATGAGTAATATTATTACAAAGGCAGAAATTTACAAAAAAACAGTAATAGAATATGCGCCAGATAGTGATGTTTCAGAGGTTTTTAGAAAACTTGCCGATACAATATATAAAAATGATAAAAAAGTTGTTCCAAAACCTTTATCTGAAGAAGGAATTGATGAAATTACTGAAAAAATAGACGATTTAATTAAAAATACCATTTAA
- a CDS encoding tyrosine-type recombinase/integrase, which translates to MQDFEELLLIKEADKTKPWVDKFTEIRKFANIKEITLKNDIIRLKVFLNYCFNTLEKEPDELEFNDFIMFFKYLNEERNISINTQDHYYKFLSVFYKVMFLKNSSEYVKFKEYCKELGKFKRFEVEHFDELTSEEVNEIIKQILNSNSATKVRDALIIRLTYDTGARIGEILNLKLKDCDFQKGIFKFRNTKGREVRLTVCAYDTLKALKHYIDYYMKSKKSNDYLFQNKHNGKVGDYWIGKVFKRTVNKLVGRGTLPKNKRITLHSLRHGRVVDLLNKGYGLDIVGDYVGHKDIRTTMIYAHSNSRKKKLLKEIQKDLDKGTM; encoded by the coding sequence ATGCAGGACTTCGAGGAGCTCCTCCTCATTAAAGAAGCAGATAAAACAAAACCATGGGTAGATAAATTCACAGAAATTAGAAAATTTGCAAATATTAAAGAAATTACATTGAAGAATGATATAATACGATTAAAAGTGTTTCTCAATTACTGCTTTAACACTTTGGAAAAAGAGCCAGATGAATTAGAATTCAATGACTTTATAATGTTCTTCAAATACTTAAATGAAGAAAGAAACATCTCCATAAATACACAAGACCATTATTACAAGTTCCTATCTGTGTTCTATAAAGTGATGTTCTTAAAAAACTCATCAGAATATGTAAAGTTTAAAGAATACTGCAAAGAGCTGGGGAAATTCAAACGGTTCGAAGTGGAACACTTCGACGAGCTAACCTCCGAGGAAGTAAATGAAATTATAAAACAAATACTAAATTCCAATAGTGCAACAAAGGTAAGGGATGCACTAATAATAAGATTAACATATGACACGGGAGCAAGGATAGGAGAGATATTAAACTTAAAGCTCAAAGACTGCGACTTCCAAAAGGGAATATTCAAATTCAGAAACACAAAGGGCAGAGAAGTAAGATTAACAGTATGTGCCTATGACACTTTGAAGGCATTAAAACATTACATAGACTATTATATGAAATCAAAAAAGAGCAACGACTATTTATTTCAAAATAAACATAATGGCAAAGTTGGTGATTATTGGATTGGGAAGGTATTTAAGAGGACCGTAAATAAGTTAGTAGGTAGGGGGACTCTTCCAAAAAACAAACGAATAACACTACATTCCCTTAGACACGGAAGGGTGGTAGATTTGTTAAATAAGGGCTATGGTTTGGATATTGTTGGAGATTATGTAGGACACAAGGATATAAGAACTACTATGATTTATGCACACTCCAATAGTAGAAAAAAGAAATTATTAAAAGAAATTCAGAAAGACTTAGATAAGGGGACTATGTAA